A part of Myxococcus landrumus genomic DNA contains:
- a CDS encoding tetratricopeptide repeat protein, with product MSWLRMHDKTKPFLGYWRSLLVGSAAFLAACATAPTPKSSTAQVKAPPTAPPPAAVAPQPPPPKDLTPSEEFAAAIQAFEAGNLDRARHGFEMVLAKAPGSLNARFNLGLIAERQGRVEDARGAYEQVLQRDPSHTSSVLNLAAVYRKQERGEEAIALFEKALKAPGHSHDAMLLNGLSATYRQAGRLDESEVTARRVLERNKDNPGAYKNLAHVAYAREKYRLAELLVGTARKHAEKDPSLYNLLGMVYLKLDERSRALAQFQKAVSLDDKYSPGYLNLGALALRYRDYAGAERAFTRALELEPDSMEARLSLAWALDGQKGRDSKKGLAAGEAFEKVLAARDNLPEAVCGAGWAFAADRAGWERAIAFLDRCKGMQSTTEQDKQLITAKVQGLQNMLKAPPANAAAVASPEGDAKKDGAEDKQDAATGGAGSLLNQLPQDANAPENAQENTSEVAPEPLEEESAPAAPEAGGGSPSPSK from the coding sequence GGCGCTCGCTCCTCGTGGGCTCGGCGGCCTTCTTGGCCGCGTGTGCGACGGCCCCCACGCCCAAGTCCTCCACGGCGCAGGTGAAGGCTCCGCCCACGGCTCCTCCACCCGCGGCGGTGGCACCACAGCCTCCGCCGCCGAAGGACCTCACGCCCTCCGAGGAGTTCGCCGCGGCCATCCAGGCCTTCGAGGCCGGAAACCTGGACCGCGCCCGCCATGGCTTCGAGATGGTGCTGGCGAAAGCGCCCGGGAGTCTCAACGCGCGCTTCAACCTGGGCCTCATCGCCGAACGCCAGGGGCGCGTGGAGGATGCGCGCGGCGCCTACGAGCAGGTGCTTCAACGGGACCCGTCGCACACGTCCTCGGTGCTCAACCTGGCGGCGGTGTACCGCAAGCAGGAGCGCGGAGAGGAGGCGATTGCGCTCTTCGAGAAGGCGCTGAAGGCACCGGGGCACTCGCACGACGCGATGCTGCTCAACGGTTTGTCGGCGACGTATCGGCAGGCGGGGCGGCTCGACGAGTCCGAGGTCACCGCGCGCCGCGTGCTCGAGCGGAACAAGGACAACCCGGGGGCGTACAAGAACCTGGCCCATGTCGCGTATGCGCGGGAGAAGTACCGGCTGGCGGAGCTGCTCGTGGGCACCGCGCGCAAGCACGCGGAGAAGGACCCGTCGCTCTACAACCTGCTGGGCATGGTCTACCTGAAGCTCGATGAGCGCTCACGCGCGCTCGCGCAGTTCCAGAAGGCTGTGTCACTCGATGACAAGTACAGCCCGGGCTACCTCAATCTCGGAGCGCTGGCGCTGCGCTATCGCGACTACGCGGGCGCGGAGCGTGCCTTCACCCGTGCCCTCGAGCTCGAGCCGGATTCGATGGAGGCCCGGCTCTCGCTCGCGTGGGCGCTGGATGGCCAGAAGGGGCGCGACTCCAAGAAGGGGCTCGCGGCGGGCGAGGCCTTCGAGAAGGTGCTCGCCGCGCGAGACAACCTTCCGGAAGCGGTGTGTGGCGCGGGCTGGGCCTTCGCCGCGGACCGCGCGGGTTGGGAGCGGGCCATCGCCTTCCTCGACCGCTGCAAGGGGATGCAGTCCACGACCGAACAAGACAAGCAGTTGATCACCGCCAAGGTCCAAGGGCTCCAAAACATGCTCAAGGCCCCACCCGCGAACGCGGCGGCGGTGGCGAGTCCCGAAGGGGACGCGAAGAAGGACGGCGCCGAGGACAAGCAGGACGCGGCGACAGGAGGCGCGGGCTCCCTGTTGAACCAGCTGCCCCAGGACGCGAACGCGCCCGAGAACGCGCAGGAGAACACCTCCGAGGTCGCACCCGAGCCGCTCGAAGAGGAGAGCGCTCCGGCGGCTCCAGAGGCGGGTGGAGGGAGCCCCTCTCCGTCGAAGTAG
- a CDS encoding TonB family protein, which produces MAAAKNNSLTLRITGPDGSTVETISEGDSVIVGSGAQAAVKLQDPRVSNLHVMLKVDKDGSVTAIDLGSEAGTEISGQRLVIPTALKPGDVLCVGGTRVEVVFGQAAPERPAPAGAKVSGQNFQGSVTQRTPPRESMPRPQVVTPPSAAASTARGEFVFTQARTESAGSSGGGLRTERAVNPAVTPVAVPPPPPVRSSVARPPVAETPGRVVLPQLREPLPVEAMPTAREKVLQVAMLWGDTLLQVRHFGDGVPVTIGEGKKSCFNVQVPSVGGRYVLAVGRGELLEVHAPKGSGVIVTERGHVKPKDTLRAAGQLTGTVEDAEQVFKVGLHHRVEVTVGPVTFVARYVKPSPAIATSTLAETDFTFFKIASICLLTGLAVVLAMMLTPRSEMAPHDDIFESQQRVAKFLVTPEKRVEQKKLQLSGMEEGAKAKDEEGKFGKEDAKQQEAAPSKPGTPMVDKSKKEKDRKVVGKVGLLGAFKGLKGGASDVFGPGGFGTGLNNMLGGLKGGAAMGDAQGAGGLGSRGSGTGGGGTAMGIGGLGTRGDGRGTGGTGGIDLGGRGKSITKVIPGKTTVVGGLDKDVIAKVIRRHQNEIKYCYESELNKEPSLAGKVAVAFTIDPTGAVSDATVSESTLNNSRAEQCMISRIRRWKFPEPKGGGVVAVTYPWMFSPAGSEGGEG; this is translated from the coding sequence ATGGCGGCGGCGAAGAACAACAGCTTGACCCTTCGAATCACAGGCCCGGATGGCTCCACCGTGGAGACCATCTCCGAGGGCGACAGCGTCATCGTGGGCTCGGGTGCCCAGGCGGCGGTGAAGCTTCAGGACCCTCGGGTCTCCAACCTCCATGTGATGCTCAAGGTGGACAAGGATGGCTCGGTGACGGCCATCGACCTGGGCAGCGAGGCGGGGACGGAGATCAGCGGACAGCGGCTGGTCATCCCCACCGCGCTCAAGCCCGGTGATGTGTTGTGCGTGGGCGGCACGCGGGTGGAGGTCGTCTTTGGCCAGGCGGCGCCGGAGCGTCCTGCTCCCGCGGGTGCGAAGGTTTCGGGGCAGAACTTCCAGGGCTCGGTGACGCAGCGGACGCCTCCACGGGAGTCCATGCCCAGGCCCCAGGTGGTGACGCCTCCCTCGGCGGCGGCGAGCACGGCGCGGGGCGAGTTCGTCTTCACCCAGGCTCGCACGGAGTCCGCGGGCTCCTCGGGTGGGGGCTTGCGCACCGAGCGCGCCGTGAATCCCGCGGTGACGCCCGTCGCGGTTCCTCCTCCACCTCCGGTTCGCTCCTCGGTGGCCAGGCCTCCTGTCGCCGAGACTCCGGGCCGCGTGGTGCTTCCGCAACTGCGCGAGCCGCTCCCCGTCGAGGCGATGCCCACGGCCCGGGAGAAGGTGCTCCAGGTGGCGATGTTGTGGGGTGACACGCTGTTGCAGGTGCGGCACTTCGGGGATGGTGTCCCCGTCACCATCGGCGAGGGAAAGAAGAGCTGCTTCAACGTCCAGGTGCCGTCGGTGGGCGGGCGCTACGTGCTGGCCGTCGGCCGAGGTGAGCTGCTGGAGGTGCATGCGCCCAAGGGCTCGGGTGTCATCGTCACCGAGCGAGGGCACGTGAAGCCGAAGGACACGCTTCGCGCCGCGGGCCAGCTTACGGGCACTGTCGAGGACGCGGAGCAGGTCTTCAAGGTGGGCCTGCATCACCGTGTGGAGGTGACGGTCGGTCCGGTGACGTTCGTGGCCCGGTACGTGAAACCTTCGCCCGCCATCGCCACCAGCACGCTGGCGGAGACGGACTTCACGTTCTTCAAGATTGCCAGCATCTGCCTGCTCACGGGACTGGCGGTGGTGCTGGCGATGATGCTGACGCCTCGCTCGGAGATGGCGCCGCACGACGACATCTTCGAATCCCAGCAGCGCGTGGCGAAGTTCCTCGTCACGCCCGAGAAGCGCGTCGAGCAGAAGAAGCTCCAGCTCTCGGGCATGGAAGAGGGTGCGAAGGCGAAGGACGAAGAAGGCAAGTTCGGCAAGGAGGACGCGAAGCAGCAGGAGGCCGCGCCGTCCAAGCCGGGCACGCCCATGGTGGACAAGTCCAAGAAGGAGAAGGACCGGAAGGTGGTGGGCAAGGTCGGTCTCCTGGGCGCGTTCAAGGGACTCAAGGGCGGCGCCTCGGACGTGTTCGGGCCGGGCGGCTTCGGCACGGGCTTGAACAACATGCTGGGCGGCCTCAAGGGCGGCGCGGCCATGGGTGACGCGCAGGGCGCGGGGGGCCTGGGCTCTCGCGGCTCCGGGACGGGTGGCGGAGGCACGGCCATGGGCATCGGTGGCCTGGGCACGCGGGGCGATGGGCGAGGCACCGGTGGCACGGGCGGCATCGACCTGGGGGGACGCGGCAAGTCCATCACCAAGGTCATCCCGGGCAAGACGACCGTGGTGGGCGGCCTGGACAAGGACGTCATCGCGAAGGTGATTCGTCGCCACCAGAACGAAATCAAGTACTGCTACGAGTCGGAGTTGAACAAGGAGCCCAGCCTCGCGGGCAAGGTCGCGGTGGCCTTCACCATCGACCCCACCGGCGCGGTGTCCGACGCGACCGTGTCGGAGAGCACGCTGAACAACTCGCGCGCGGAGCAGTGCATGATTTCGCGCATCCGCCGCTGGAAGTTCCCGGAGCCCAAGGGCGGTGGTGTGGTGGCCGTGACGTATCCGTGGATGTTCTCGCCGGCGGGGTCCGAGGGCGGGGAAGGGTAG
- the cglE gene encoding adventurous gliding motility protein CglE produces MNKSQLVAALAFALLSSQALAGTPPEGVEFKPRRGFYTDTNVGVFFTVGGQNSYSNAQTYLQLGIGYDLTERISLGAHFGMGASAQNCFAGYLPGSETCALSDNFTMQFLNATASYHLRLMDRVYLTPKLVAGYTRLDPAPVDPDKGDPGRAVSAPNAGVGVGFEYSTGMDHFSVGADVLARFVIGPDITSFAIFPKVKYTF; encoded by the coding sequence GTGAACAAGTCCCAACTGGTTGCCGCGCTCGCGTTCGCCTTGCTGTCATCCCAAGCCCTCGCGGGGACGCCGCCGGAGGGCGTGGAGTTCAAGCCACGCCGAGGCTTCTACACCGACACCAACGTGGGCGTGTTCTTCACCGTGGGCGGGCAGAACTCCTACTCGAACGCCCAGACGTACCTGCAACTGGGTATCGGGTATGACCTGACGGAGCGCATCTCGCTGGGCGCGCACTTCGGCATGGGAGCGTCCGCGCAGAACTGCTTCGCGGGCTATCTGCCGGGCTCGGAGACGTGTGCGCTGTCCGACAACTTCACCATGCAGTTCCTGAACGCCACGGCGTCGTACCACCTGCGGTTGATGGACCGGGTGTACCTGACGCCGAAGCTGGTGGCGGGCTACACGCGGCTGGACCCGGCGCCGGTGGACCCTGACAAGGGCGACCCGGGCCGGGCCGTCAGCGCCCCCAACGCGGGCGTGGGCGTGGGCTTCGAGTACTCCACGGGCATGGACCACTTCTCCGTGGGCGCGGATGTCCTGGCCCGCTTCGTCATCGGCCCCGACATCACCTCCTTCGCCATCTTCCCGAAGGTGAAGTACACGTTCTGA
- a CDS encoding SDR family NAD(P)-dependent oxidoreductase has translation MSRQGLLEGKVALVIGASRGIGAQTAKTFVEEGATVVLAARSEDALHALAEELRKQGGTALPVPADLGDEASIASLVRTTVAKFGRLDVAFNNAADGHMPAPLAELSVDDLDRSYRINVRGFFLAMKHQLNAMLASGGGSIVNMASTAGLNGVRGMGAYSATKHAIIGLTRSAALDYADKGIRLNVVAPGPILTGRLQQIPEERRAPIVRAVPMGRIGGPEEVARAVAWLGSDAASFVTGTTLAIDGGRLAGA, from the coding sequence CGCAGACGGCGAAGACCTTCGTGGAGGAAGGCGCCACCGTGGTGCTGGCGGCGCGCTCGGAGGATGCGCTCCACGCGCTCGCGGAGGAGCTGCGAAAGCAAGGCGGCACGGCCCTGCCGGTGCCCGCGGACCTGGGGGACGAGGCCTCCATCGCGTCGCTCGTGCGCACCACGGTCGCGAAGTTCGGCCGGCTGGACGTGGCCTTCAACAACGCCGCGGACGGGCACATGCCCGCGCCCCTGGCAGAGCTGTCCGTCGATGACCTGGACCGCTCCTACCGCATCAACGTGCGCGGCTTCTTCCTGGCCATGAAGCACCAGCTCAACGCGATGCTGGCCTCGGGAGGCGGCTCCATCGTCAACATGGCCTCCACCGCGGGCCTCAACGGCGTCCGCGGCATGGGCGCCTACAGCGCGACCAAGCACGCCATCATCGGCCTCACCCGCTCCGCCGCGCTCGACTACGCGGACAAGGGCATCCGCCTCAACGTCGTCGCGCCCGGGCCCATCCTCACCGGGCGACTCCAGCAGATTCCCGAGGAGCGCCGGGCCCCCATCGTCCGCGCCGTGCCCATGGGCCGCATCGGAGGCCCGGAGGAGGTCGCGCGGGCCGTGGCCTGGCTGGGCTCGGACGCCGCGTCGTTCGTCACGGGGACGACGCTGGCCATCGACGGAGGAAGGCTCGCGGGGGCCTGA